The following are from one region of the Hippocampus zosterae strain Florida chromosome 9, ASM2543408v3, whole genome shotgun sequence genome:
- the LOC127607554 gene encoding transmembrane protein adipocyte-associated 1 homolog isoform X2 — MLATPVVRFAQYNGSITTEPPGNTSTFSTWLPDSEANISKPHKCLQILYEDVGDSRVRFWDITLLIPNVAFFVFLMWKLPSARAKIRITSSPIFITFYLLVFVVAAVGITRAIVSMTVSASSSATIIDKVLWEITRFFLLAIELSVVILGLAFGHLESKSSIKRVLAITTVLALAFSITQGTLEIYYPDSHLSAEDFNIYGHGGRHFWLASSCFFFLVYSLIVILPKTPVRERISLPSKKSFYVYAATLSLLNFIQGLGSALLCAGIIEGLCCVDVTTFLYFSAFAPLIYITFLKGFFGSEPKILFSYKSQVDEADESDVNLPPTVASTLGRREFTDQGLYYSSTQFDGSGPSSAGVVGAHLDDVVSGPYGSSSINSIEADHWRPINV, encoded by the exons CTCCTGTGGTTAGGTTTGCGCAATACAATGGCAGCATCACGACGGAACCACCAGGGAATACGTCTACTTTCTCCACATGGCTACCTGATTCCGAAGCTAACATCAGCAAGCCGCACAAATGTCTACAAATTCTGTATGAGGATGTTGGTGACTCCAG GGTACGTTTCTGGGACATCACCCTCCTCATACCGAATGTGGCCTTCTTTGTTTTCCTGATGTGGAAGCTGCCATCAGCAAGGGCAAAGATCCGGATCACGTCCAGCCCCATCTTCATCACCTTTTACCTTCTG GTATTTGTCGTAGCAGCAGTTGGAATTACCCGGGCCATTGTATCAATGACTGTCAGTGCATCCAGCTCTGCCACCATCATcgacaaa GTATTATGGGAAATCACCCGCTTCTTCTTACTCGCCATTGAACTCAGTGTTGTCATTCTGGGACTGGCTTTTG GTCATTTGGAGAGTAAATCTAGTATAAAGCGGGTGCTGGCTATCACGACTGTGCTTGCGTTGGCATTCTCCATCACACAG GGCACTTTAGAGATTTATTACCCGGACAGCCACCTGTCCGCTGAGGACTTCAACATCTACGGACATGGAGGGCGACATTTCTGGTTGGCCAGctcctgcttcttcttcttg GTGTACTCTCTGATTGTGATCTTGCCTAAAACTCCAGTGAGGGAGAGGATATCTCTGCCAT CTAAGAAGAGTTTCTATGTGTATGCTGCCACCCTCTCCCTATTGAACTTCATCCAGGGTCTGGGCAGTGCCCTTCTGTGTGCAGGAATTATCGAGGGACTCTG CTGTGTTGACGTCACCACCTTCCTCTACTTCTCTGCTTTCGCACCACTCATCTACATCACATTCCTCAAAGGATTCTTTGG CTCAGAACCAAAGATCCTGTTCTCCTACAAGTCACAGGTGGACGAGGCAGATGAAAGCGATGTCAACCTTCCACCGACTGTAGCATCAACCCTTGGCCGCCGGGAGTTCACCGATCAAGGCCTGTACTATTCCTCCACCCAGTTTGACGGCTCGGGTCCCAGCAGCGCAGGAGTGGTTGGAGCGCATCTCGACGACGTTGTTTCGGGACCCTATGGATCCAGCAGCATCAACAGCATTGAAGCTGATCATTGGAGGCCAATTAACGTCTAA